From the genome of Nitrosomonas sp., one region includes:
- a CDS encoding acetoin utilization protein AcuC yields the protein MKAEHSCCAYLGEQLSRYAFGNNHPFGPLRHNAFSEALYEKGLDRDVDILKPVSTTREILELFHGHEYIEKVKIMSKHGNGFLDQGDTPAFIGMYEAVLTVAGTVCSAIDRLVNNDHTRAFIPIAGLHHARRHIAAGFCVINDCGIAIEYLRHKHNINRIAYIDIDAHHGDGVFYSFENDPDLIFVDFHEDGHFLYPGTGNTTETGKGDAKDTKLNIPMPPGADDKLFMQLWPQAEAFIRSGKPEFILVQCGADSIKGDPITHLAYTEHVHQHVTASICRIADEFCGGRVLALGGGGYNLDNIAKTWTAVVNAMIAADQP from the coding sequence ATGAAAGCAGAACATTCATGCTGTGCTTATCTTGGTGAACAACTTTCACGTTATGCATTCGGAAACAATCACCCTTTTGGCCCGTTGCGCCATAACGCTTTCAGTGAAGCATTGTACGAGAAAGGTCTTGATCGCGATGTCGACATCCTGAAACCCGTTTCGACCACGAGAGAAATTCTTGAATTGTTTCATGGACATGAGTACATCGAAAAAGTCAAAATCATGTCAAAACATGGCAACGGTTTTCTTGACCAGGGCGACACACCGGCTTTTATCGGCATGTATGAAGCAGTTCTAACGGTTGCAGGCACCGTATGCAGCGCCATTGACCGCTTAGTCAATAATGACCATACCCGGGCATTCATACCGATTGCCGGCCTGCATCATGCACGACGCCATATTGCAGCGGGATTTTGTGTCATCAACGATTGCGGTATTGCCATTGAATATTTGCGTCACAAACACAACATTAACAGAATTGCGTATATCGATATTGATGCACACCATGGCGATGGCGTTTTCTACAGCTTTGAGAATGATCCCGATCTGATTTTTGTTGATTTTCACGAGGATGGGCACTTTCTGTACCCGGGAACCGGAAATACAACCGAGACCGGGAAAGGCGACGCCAAAGACACCAAGCTGAATATTCCGATGCCGCCCGGTGCTGACGATAAGTTATTCATGCAACTATGGCCTCAAGCTGAAGCATTTATACGTTCCGGAAAACCCGAATTCATATTAGTGCAATGCGGTGCCGACAGCATAAAAGGCGACCCAATTACACATCTGGCGTATACTGAGCACGTACATCAACATGTGACAGCAAGCATCTGCCGTATCGCTGATGAATTTTGTGGTGGCCGCGTGTTGGCGCTCGGCGGTGGCGGCTACAATCTCGACAATATCGCCAAAACATGGACTGCTGTTGTCAATGCCATGATCGCAGCGGACCAACCCTGA
- a CDS encoding DEAD/DEAH box helicase, producing the protein MSFEALNLHPLILKAIQKSGYTAPTPVQKNAIPELISGADVIASAQTGTGKTAAFMLPALHHLAEPSKNSGRGPRVLVLTPTRELAEQVSNAAKNYGKYLSRMNIVSILGGMPYALQNRLLSRPVDILVATPGRLIDHIQRGNINFSRLQMLVLDEADRMLDMGFIADVERIASVTPKNKQTVMFSATLNAAIEKVAARLLKSPKRIQVASQKERLNNIEQRLHYVDNLSHKNKLLDYMLSDETLKQAIVFTATKRDADLLADNLYARGHTAAALHGDMNQRERNRTLTRLRKGGLRILVATDVAARGIDISDITHVINFDLPRFAEDYVHRIGRTGRAGAAGIAVSFATNKDGIHLKRIERFTGHSITSHIVPGLEPSFKPNQRPKSLKKSTTATHQKRKSAVAAYGKRQEFNPEFKRFSRTSKLSQKQRQL; encoded by the coding sequence GTGTCATTCGAAGCTCTCAATTTACATCCTCTGATATTAAAAGCCATTCAAAAATCGGGTTACACAGCGCCCACACCGGTACAAAAAAACGCAATACCGGAACTCATTTCAGGAGCGGATGTCATTGCATCCGCACAAACCGGCACAGGAAAAACGGCCGCGTTTATGCTGCCCGCCCTGCACCATCTGGCAGAACCCTCCAAAAATAGTGGTCGCGGGCCGCGCGTACTGGTTTTAACACCGACGCGTGAATTAGCTGAACAAGTATCAAATGCGGCAAAAAACTACGGCAAATATCTGTCGCGCATGAACATCGTCAGCATTCTTGGCGGCATGCCATATGCGCTGCAAAACAGATTATTGTCGCGACCAGTCGATATACTGGTTGCCACACCCGGTAGACTTATTGATCATATTCAACGTGGCAACATCAATTTTTCCCGCCTTCAGATGCTCGTTCTGGATGAGGCGGACAGAATGCTCGATATGGGTTTTATTGCCGATGTCGAACGGATTGCATCCGTCACGCCAAAAAACAAGCAAACGGTTATGTTTTCTGCAACGCTGAATGCGGCAATCGAGAAAGTTGCCGCACGACTGTTAAAATCACCCAAGCGCATACAGGTTGCGTCACAGAAAGAAAGACTCAACAACATTGAACAGCGCCTGCACTATGTGGATAATCTTTCTCATAAAAACAAACTGCTCGATTATATGTTAAGCGATGAAACACTCAAACAAGCGATTGTTTTTACCGCAACCAAGCGTGATGCTGATCTCCTTGCAGACAATCTGTATGCCAGGGGTCACACTGCTGCTGCTTTGCACGGCGACATGAATCAGCGCGAACGCAATCGTACGCTGACCAGACTCAGAAAAGGCGGATTGCGCATTCTGGTCGCAACGGATGTTGCCGCCCGCGGGATCGATATCTCCGATATCACGCATGTAATTAACTTTGATTTGCCCAGATTTGCCGAAGACTATGTTCACCGTATCGGCCGAACTGGCCGCGCAGGTGCAGCCGGCATCGCCGTTTCTTTTGCCACCAATAAAGATGGCATCCATTTGAAACGTATTGAACGCTTTACGGGCCATTCGATTACTTCTCATATTGTCCCCGGCCTGGAACCCAGTTTCAAACCCAATCAGCGCCCCAAAAGCTTGAAAAAATCGACCACGGCCACGCATCAAAAACGAAAAAGTGCGGTAGCCGCTTACGGAAAGCGCCAGGAATTTAATCCCGAATTTAAACGGTTCTCCAGAACTTCAAAACTGTCGCAGAAACAAAGGCAACTTTAA